Within Winogradskyella helgolandensis, the genomic segment AATACCTAGAGAGCGTTCGTTATACACCAACTTCATATCGTCTGAATAATCGGTAACCACATACATGTCTCCTTCCAACTTAAAAAAGGGTATCACCAGCTTACTTTTAATCTTAACTCCTTTGTTCACAACTCGTCCTTCTTTTAAAGTGGTTTCTAAAGTAGACTCGTCCTTTTCACTTGAAGATACTTTCACATAAGCAATCATCATGTGCATCCATTCTACATCATCAATTAAGTACCAGGTGATTTTATCGAAGTTAATGCCGCTTTCACTAATCCACCCCTGACTTGTAAAGGCGAATAACACTTGCTTTTTACCATTTAGTTCAGGCTTATCCTCTGGCGTAAATTCTTGTATCTTATAAGAAATAACAGACACAGCAGACATATCTTTAAGCTTCTTACCATCAAAATCTAAGGTCTTTAAAGAAAAGCTTTCTAACTCTGGATGATGTGCCAAGATATATTGTGTGGCTTTAAGCTCGGCTTGTTCTTGCATTTGTTTTACCGCAGCAACACCAGCACCAATAGCAAGCAACCCACCTACAACAGCACCTGCTACTGCACCATCGTTTTGTGCTTTTATTTTAGTTGGTAACATCATGAAGCAAATGATGGTAAAAAGTAATAGTTTTTTCATTTTGAATGTCTTTTAGATTAGAGTGATTAGTCGTAGTACACAAACATAATTCAAACTATGCTACAGACCTTACGGTATTCCGTAATGAAAAAAAGGCGACGCTCTGTTAACATCCCAGATCATGTATCACGAATCACGAATCCTAAAACAAGCTAATCTTTTGACCTAGCTAGAATAGAGGATATGGATTTATATCCCTCTACAAAATTGACCCCAATAGAAACATAAGGCCTACCACTCTCCCCTACTAAATACCAACCATAACCAACTTTAACTGAGCGTAAGAAAGTAGATACAGATAATCCTAAGCCAACATTGGTGTTCTCATTACCATCTTGAAGCACTAAGAGTTCTGGACCAAAACTAGGATTAAAAAGATTTCTCCAAAATCTTGCTCCACTATTTAGCTTATAATGAAAACTCATACCTGAGCTTCCTGCTGGCTTAAAATTAGAATTACCAGAATTAACTCCATTTACCCAAGCAAATCCCCCGCTAGCAGTAGATTCCCATCCATAGTCTTCGTATTCAAATGTAGTTGTTAATGAAACATTACCATCAGATTCATTTGTAACTGTTATTATCAATTTATCTTTAGGTTGTGGATTAGCCATACTTGTATTTACTTCAGCTTGTATTGGTCCACGGCTAATAGCTGTAATGGTATAGTTATAGGCTAAACTTGGATTTTCATTAAGGCCTTTAGAAACTAGATTTTGTTCAAACTCCTCTTTATCAGTTTTTACTTCAACTTCAAAAAAACCACTTACGGTTATGGGTACAACTGTACCGTCAAAACGTTTTAAATAAGCGCTTACTTTTAACTTAACATCCTTATTTTTTGTTATTTTCTTATAAATACTGTCATCAAACAAAATATTAATAATAGAGCCTGGTTTAATAAAATTAGTAGAAGAAGCGTTTGCATGTTTTGTTATTATATTTTTACCATTAAATCTTGGGTTTCTTATAATAAACTTAGTAAAAGCTATAGGGTTTCGAATATCTTTAAATTGGATATATGCCGATTTACCATCTTTGTTGTTTTTAGAGTAATGCGACAATATATCGTTATTAGCAAACTCCAAGTCTTCTGGCTTTGTATTTTTCACGCCTTCATCCAGCTCAAAAAGGGATGCTTTTAGCATTAATATTTTTAACTCTAAAGCTTTAATAGCTTCTCTTTGGTTTTTAATTAATCCCGAATTAACTTCTTCTGAATCCATTAATACTTTTAACAAAGCTTCCTTTGAAGCAATTAGTTTCGCTTCTGTATCTCTTAAGTGTTCTGTTTCGTAAATAATTTTTTCACTTATCGTCATTCTATCTAGATTTTGCGAAAAGCATGGCATAACAATTATCACGATTGTCATGAAGAATACAATTTTTAGAGTTCTCATAATATGGTTGGTTTTGATTAATAGTTAAAATTAACAGTAATACTAACACCAAACCATACCCAATAAAGGGTATATTTAGATTTAGAAACCTCATTTTAAACCATTTACACCTTAACAGTTAGTAATTACACCCTATTTGCCTTGAATTAAATGCTCAGAACCTTGTAATAAAAGTATTTGGACCTATGCTTCTCGTTACAATTTTGGAAAAAACCAAAATCACTTGAAGTGACGAATTAGTGTAATTACACTACGGTAGTTTCAGTCAGCGTTAATGACACAGGCCGATGATCGCTAGTTAGGGTACTAGCATTAGAACCTGCGTTGGCGCGCTCAAAAATCTCATGCTCTACACGTCCGGCTTTGGCATTCACCTTTAGCGGAAAACTGCCATTACAGAGCGGTTGACTCATTAATATATGATCTATAAGTAATGGGTTTTGGCTGGCTGGTATGTTGAGAATGGGATCTCTAAAGCGAGAGGTCCATCTTAAATCCGCGCTATAATCAAAAAGGGCATGGTTAAAATACCTTTCAGCTGAGAGCACATCTCCTTGTAGGTTTTGGATGAGATCGAAAAAGAGGTACTGGCTTTCAAAAAAATCTTGCCCAGGACCATCGTTACAATCTCCCAATAGTACCATACCTGGTGCTTCTAATTGGTTGAATTTAGCATTGATATAATGGCGAATGTTTCGGGCTTCTGTGGCTAACTTCACTCTGGCTTTTAGTGCGGTTTCTAAGTAATCGCCTTCTAAATTGCCGTGCGTATCTCGCTTAATACTGGTTAAATTAATTTTAGATTTCAAATGTACGCCTATGCACTCTATTTCTTGTCCATTATCTAATTGGTAAATGAGTACTTGTGGATGGCGGTAATGTTTATGGTCGTCTGGCACAATCTTGCCCCAATAATTCACCTGCCATCGGTCGGCTGCGATAAAGGCCTGCCAAACCGTGGGTGCTTGTAAACGACATTGCGCCGCAATAGCAGGTTTTACCAAAAACCAGATCCATTGCGTGCCTCCCATATGGTTGCCGTAATCGCGATCTCTGTCACCTACTTGGTCGTTAGCTCCTTTTAATAATACAGGAATCCATTGGTTATTGAGAACGATAGCGCAAAAATCGATAATGGCTGCTTCTCCTTTTGGTCCTTCTACCAAGGCGAGGATATCTGCATCGATATCTTGTATGGTGGTTTGTACACGCTGTCTGCGGCTGAGACTATTTTGTGTGGGTTGGTCTTTAATTAAATCTTTGGCTTTTTTAATATTCCAAGTGGAAATTTTTATTGGCATAATTCGATGGTATGATGATGAATAGTGATAAAATTAATAGCTATAGCAAACCATACCTAGTTATAATAGGTAGTGCTACTATGTTTTGTCAACAACGAATTATAATAATTCATACGGTTAAGGACGCCGTATCTTAGGGATAGAATAAAACTACACAAAAGCGCTAAACCACTAACAATAAACAAGATAAAACACCATATTTATCTTTGTAATGCATTTATTTACCACTAAGTGTTGCTATACCCCCTACCACTACTTCACCTCTAAGATTTACTCCCTAATTCTTATTTCCATATCATAAGCGGGTTGGCTATCGTTTTTTCCTACAGCCTAAAAATTTAGGGACTTGGCAGATAATTTTATGACATAAGAAAAGGCAACTATCCCTAATTGCCCTTTCCCCATATACACTCATCCTATAATATTCCCTACAATATTATAATTATAAATAAGTGTTGGTCTGTTTAGTATGTCTGTCGTATTATATCACTCCCAAATCTTTAGTTATAGCCACCAAATGAATGGCATTATGGGCTTTAAATTGTTCCCGAAGTTTGTTGAGACGTTTCTCTATAGTACTTAAACTACTGGGATGAATACCGTTAGATTTGAGACTGCTACTAATCTCATCTTGAGACTGGCCTTCCGATAACATTTTGAGTAACCTAATGTCGTAATCGTCTATCTCTAATTGTGTTTTTGGACTTAAGGCTTTCTTCACTTGTGGCGATACGTAGATTTTAGAATGACTAACGGCTTTTATGGCCTCTGCTAGCTCTACAGCCCCTTTTCGATCTTTACACACATAAGCATTAATGGTATAGGTGTTAAACAAGGCCCGAATCTTTTGCAATTGGTCTTTCATAGAATACACTATGATAGGCAAATCTGGAAACTCAGTACGTAAGTGCGCTATAAGCATTTCACCAGAAGCTATGGTGGTTGCTCTGTGATCTTTTTTAAACGAGAGGTCGGTAATGAGTAAATCGAAAGGAGTGTTATCTAATGTCGCTTTCTTTAATTTTAAATAGGCTTCATCACAATATTGAGACCCCTCAACGGTATCCACATTCAAATCCTTTAATATCTTAGTGATATTAGCGAGGATGGCATCATGATCTTCATTAATTAAAACATTCTTAAACATAGCTACATGGTTATATTAGCTTTAAACCCTTTTTCTGGACTCGTTACAAAAGTAATAGTTCCATTAATAGCTTCAATACGGTTTTCCGTATTCTGAAGTCCAGTACCCTTTTTTAAGATGCTACCCACACCATTATCGCTATAACTTATCTTAATTTTTTTACTCTCTTTAGAGAACATGATGACGACTATGGAAGCTGAACTGTGCTTTTTCATGTTGATTAAGAGCTCTTGCAAAACCCGATATAATGTTAATTGCTTTAGTTGTGGCAAGGTATCCCAAGTGATATCTGAAAGCCCTTTTATAATGACATTGGTATGGTTATCATTAAAACTTTCTAGTAATTCTTCTAGAGACGCTATAAAAGGATCATCGGTATCTAAAACACTATGGCGTTTAGAAATATCGCGTGTTTTCTGATATAAATTATCTAAGGCATTAACAAGCGCTTTATGTGTTACAGTTTTATGATCCACTTTGGTCATCATCTGAAAGACATCGCTGGCAATTTCATCGTGAATTTGTTTTGAGATGCGCGATTCGGTAGCAAAGACCTCTTGTGTTTTTTCCTTCTTGTGCTTAGCTCTAAATATAATGTACAAGAACACCCCTAATACGGCGATAAATGATGCTATTAAAATAGCAAAGTGGGTTCTAAATTCTTGCTTTTCTTGTTCCAGTTGACTCTCTAAGGCCTTTCGTTTATATTCCGAATAATCATATTTAAGCAACGCATATTGGTTTAAACTTTCCTTTTCTGAAGTATATAGACTATCGTTTAGATGTTTATAAGCTCTGGCATAAGGATCGGCACTTAATTGCGTTAATACCCCTAAAGCCTTGTTTTTATACGATGGTGAGTTTATGGTTTCAGCAAGTTCTAGCGCTTTTAACGCGTATGTTTGAGATTCACTTTCATCTTGAATTCTATAATAATGTTCTGCTAAATGGGAATAACTTGTGTAAATGGTAGAGGTGTCTTTTACGGCTTCTCTTAAGGCTAAGGCGTTGGTCATTAATTCTATACCATGAGCATGACTTAATTTAGATTCAATAACACCATAATTATCAATGACCAATGCTTGTGTAATGGTATCCGTTAGTCTTGGTAGCAATTGATAGGCTTTACGGATTTCTTTTTGTGCATTCCCAAAATCATCAAACTTTTGGTACACCAGTGCTAAGTTATTATAGATTTTAGCACTATCGGAAGCAGACGCTGCCATTTTAAAAGCACTTTGGTACAATTCTATGGCTTTTTGCTTGTGCTTTTGTGCGGCATACATAAGTCCTAAGAGATTATAGAAACTTTTTCTTGTTGCCGTTATATGAGGCGAAGGCATCATAGTATCCATAAAACGCAGGGCTTTAACCGCAGTGGCCTCACTCTCTACATAATCCCCTCTTTTATAGTCTATACTCGCTATATAATATAAATTACGAATAGCATATGTGGTATCATGTGTCTTTAATGCTTTATCATATGCGCTTTTGAAATACGTCTCAGACGCATACAAATCCGTAGCATTTTGAGGCTTTAAGGCTAAGCCCATATAATAGTGCAGACTATCTTTGGTCTGCTGTGCAAATGCATTTTGAACACTTGTTAATAGCACTAAACTAGATATTATATATAATAAGCGGAAGGACAAATAGCTAGGTTTCATGCCCCTAAAATAACAACAAAATATGACTTAAATGCCGTTTATCCGGTGGAAGTCTTAAGGCTTATTAACAGTCTATATTCTGGGAGTTTGAGTTGAATCATTGCAGTAAAACGTCTATTTAAATCTCAATTTTATTTGATGCTATGGTATGATGGCACTGATTGTTTTACTTTAAGTGTTTACATCACCTTATAAAGCTGAAGCCGTTAAAAAATCGTTTGAGTTAGTATTCCTCTCAAATGAGAAACTCTTTCTCTATTAATACTTGTAATTTCGAGATTATAAATTAAAAACTAGACACTTATGAAAACGCCAGACTATAGTGACCCTAATGCCAAGCATGAATTAGATTTCCTGAGTCAATATCAGGAAAAAGGGTATACCAGTAATTTTAGAGTAGAAAATGAAAAACTAATCGCATCCGGTGAAGACAACACATATAAACCCGAAGACGTTCATGTGGTTGCCGAGCATCGTTATGAAGGGATGAGCAATCCTTCCGATCAATCTATTTTATATGTCATTACGACTGACGATGGTAAAAAAGGGACGCTTATCAATGCATATGGCCCTTCAGCAGACTTAGAGGTTCATGAATTTATGGAAGCCATTCCTGAAAAGAATATCGATCATGATGACAGTATTTTAAACATCGACTAATCGTATAGCGCGTTTGCTATACTTAGTATGTACAGACGAAAGTCTCATTATTCCACACCAACACTAACTAAACGGACAAGCTTTATTAGCGACGAACAATGTATTACAGAAAGAAACACGGTAAAGGGTTTACCTATAAGGATGCGCATGGCAAAACCGTAAAGGATGCTAGTCTTCGTGAGTGGTTCACAGCGCTTGTTATTCCACCAGCTTGGACTGAGGTTGAAATTGAAGACAACCCAAAAGCCGATTTATTAGTCACAGGAAGAGACGAGAAAGGCCGTAAACAATACATCTATAATCCGGATTATATAGCACAGCAAAACGCTAAGAAATTTGATCGCATTGTTGACTTTGCCGATCAGTTAGAGCATATGCGCCGCGTGACGGGTCAACATTTACGAAAACGAAAATTAGATCGCAATAAAGTGATGGCTACCATGCTCAGGTTATTGGAATCCGCATTTTTTAGACCTGGAAGTGATAACTATTCTAAGGAAAATTCTACTTATGGTTTAACGACCTTACGCCACAAGCATTTAACCATCGATGGGAATGAACTTATTTTTAATTACAACGGAAAGTCTAATAAAGAACAAGAAAAGCATATCGTTGATAAAAAGCTGGCCAACATTGTACAGCAAATTGATGATATGCCAGGCTACGAAGTGTTTAAATATCTTGATGAAGACAACAACATCGTCGATGTAAAGACGGATGATTTAAATGCCTATATCCGTGAGGTCATGGGAGACGACTTTTCTGCTAAAGATTTTAGAACATGGGCTGGCACTATGATTGCCGCCATAGCTTTAGATGAATTGGGTAGTGTGGGTAAAAAAGATCAGGAATTATTAGATAAGAATATTAAAGCTGCCATCGTTAAAGTATCCGAACAGCTAGGCAACACTCCTGCCGTTGCAAAGACCTCTTATATTGATCCACGCATTATTGATGAATATATGCAAGGCCGAACACTTCAGTACTTTGAAAAAGAAATCAATCAACTACTAAAAAATGTAGAGAATCTCTCTAAAGAAGAAGTGGGTGTGTTATGCATGTTGCATCATCGTTTGCAGAAGGCATAAGATGACGTATCTCTTTTAAAGCTGCACCTTTCTTAGTGTGCTTCACATTCATAAAATAATACGACTTTATCACTTATTTCTCTAGCCATTTTCAATTGAGCAAAAGTCTTGTGCAATTCGATT encodes:
- a CDS encoding SPRY domain-containing protein is translated as MRTLKIVFFMTIVIIVMPCFSQNLDRMTISEKIIYETEHLRDTEAKLIASKEALLKVLMDSEEVNSGLIKNQREAIKALELKILMLKASLFELDEGVKNTKPEDLEFANNDILSHYSKNNKDGKSAYIQFKDIRNPIAFTKFIIRNPRFNGKNIITKHANASSTNFIKPGSIINILFDDSIYKKITKNKDVKLKVSAYLKRFDGTVVPITVSGFFEVEVKTDKEEFEQNLVSKGLNENPSLAYNYTITAISRGPIQAEVNTSMANPQPKDKLIITVTNESDGNVSLTTTFEYEDYGWESTASGGFAWVNGVNSGNSNFKPAGSSGMSFHYKLNSGARFWRNLFNPSFGPELLVLQDGNENTNVGLGLSVSTFLRSVKVGYGWYLVGESGRPYVSIGVNFVEGYKSISSILARSKD
- a CDS encoding endonuclease/exonuclease/phosphatase family protein, whose translation is MPIKISTWNIKKAKDLIKDQPTQNSLSRRQRVQTTIQDIDADILALVEGPKGEAAIIDFCAIVLNNQWIPVLLKGANDQVGDRDRDYGNHMGGTQWIWFLVKPAIAAQCRLQAPTVWQAFIAADRWQVNYWGKIVPDDHKHYRHPQVLIYQLDNGQEIECIGVHLKSKINLTSIKRDTHGNLEGDYLETALKARVKLATEARNIRHYINAKFNQLEAPGMVLLGDCNDGPGQDFFESQYLFFDLIQNLQGDVLSAERYFNHALFDYSADLRWTSRFRDPILNIPASQNPLLIDHILMSQPLCNGSFPLKVNAKAGRVEHEIFERANAGSNASTLTSDHRPVSLTLTETTVV
- a CDS encoding DNA-binding response regulator — its product is MFKNVLINEDHDAILANITKILKDLNVDTVEGSQYCDEAYLKLKKATLDNTPFDLLITDLSFKKDHRATTIASGEMLIAHLRTEFPDLPIIVYSMKDQLQKIRALFNTYTINAYVCKDRKGAVELAEAIKAVSHSKIYVSPQVKKALSPKTQLEIDDYDIRLLKMLSEGQSQDEISSSLKSNGIHPSSLSTIEKRLNKLREQFKAHNAIHLVAITKDLGVI
- a CDS encoding tetratricopeptide repeat-containing sensor histidine kinase, producing MLLTSVQNAFAQQTKDSLHYYMGLALKPQNATDLYASETYFKSAYDKALKTHDTTYAIRNLYYIASIDYKRGDYVESEATAVKALRFMDTMMPSPHITATRKSFYNLLGLMYAAQKHKQKAIELYQSAFKMAASASDSAKIYNNLALVYQKFDDFGNAQKEIRKAYQLLPRLTDTITQALVIDNYGVIESKLSHAHGIELMTNALALREAVKDTSTIYTSYSHLAEHYYRIQDESESQTYALKALELAETINSPSYKNKALGVLTQLSADPYARAYKHLNDSLYTSEKESLNQYALLKYDYSEYKRKALESQLEQEKQEFRTHFAILIASFIAVLGVFLYIIFRAKHKKEKTQEVFATESRISKQIHDEIASDVFQMMTKVDHKTVTHKALVNALDNLYQKTRDISKRHSVLDTDDPFIASLEELLESFNDNHTNVIIKGLSDITWDTLPQLKQLTLYRVLQELLINMKKHSSASIVVIMFSKESKKIKISYSDNGVGSILKKGTGLQNTENRIEAINGTITFVTSPEKGFKANITM
- a CDS encoding DNA topoisomerase IB encodes the protein MYYRKKHGKGFTYKDAHGKTVKDASLREWFTALVIPPAWTEVEIEDNPKADLLVTGRDEKGRKQYIYNPDYIAQQNAKKFDRIVDFADQLEHMRRVTGQHLRKRKLDRNKVMATMLRLLESAFFRPGSDNYSKENSTYGLTTLRHKHLTIDGNELIFNYNGKSNKEQEKHIVDKKLANIVQQIDDMPGYEVFKYLDEDNNIVDVKTDDLNAYIREVMGDDFSAKDFRTWAGTMIAAIALDELGSVGKKDQELLDKNIKAAIVKVSEQLGNTPAVAKTSYIDPRIIDEYMQGRTLQYFEKEINQLLKNVENLSKEEVGVLCMLHHRLQKA